In Spirosoma aureum, a single genomic region encodes these proteins:
- the gatA gene encoding Asp-tRNA(Asn)/Glu-tRNA(Gln) amidotransferase subunit GatA — MAHYRNFTTVQTDLQSGAVTCRQLVEQYLVRIEEHRHLNAFTEVYADESLAKADKIDQKLASGTAGRLAGMVIGIKDVLSYTGHSVRAGSRILDNFTAQFTATAVQRLLDEDVIIIGRQNCDEFAMGSSNENSAFGPVRNAADPDRVPGGSSGGSAVAVQAGLCLASIGSDTGGSVRQPAAFCGVVGLKPTYGRISRWGLIAYASSFDCIGPIANTVEDAALLLEIMAGPDDFDSTVSSQPVQAYSQTQLPDRPLRIAYLRDGVESTGIDASIRDATQRKLNALREAGHTVEPVDLSLLKYLLPTYYILTTAEASSNLSRFDGVRYGYRSKADNSASDTSTMDLLSLYKKSRTEGFGAEVRRRILLGTFALSASYYDAYYTKAQQVRRLIRQETERVFEQYDFLLSPTTPTAAFRLGEKTGDPLQMYLADIFTVQANVVGYPAISIPNGTDAGLPIGIQLMAPPFAEGALVALAREMCN; from the coding sequence TTGGCTCACTACCGCAACTTTACTACCGTTCAAACCGATCTTCAATCTGGTGCTGTTACCTGCCGCCAGTTAGTGGAACAATACCTCGTCCGCATTGAAGAGCATCGCCATCTCAATGCTTTCACGGAAGTATATGCCGATGAATCTTTAGCGAAAGCCGATAAAATTGACCAGAAATTAGCATCGGGTACAGCCGGGCGGTTGGCTGGAATGGTCATCGGCATCAAAGATGTGCTAAGTTATACCGGACACAGCGTTCGGGCGGGCAGTCGAATCCTGGACAACTTCACCGCACAATTTACCGCAACCGCCGTTCAGCGCCTTCTTGACGAAGATGTGATCATTATCGGGCGGCAAAACTGCGACGAATTTGCGATGGGTTCCTCCAATGAAAACTCAGCTTTTGGCCCCGTTCGCAATGCAGCCGACCCTGACCGGGTTCCGGGTGGATCGAGTGGCGGTTCGGCAGTAGCCGTTCAGGCAGGGCTTTGTTTGGCCAGTATTGGTTCCGACACGGGTGGTTCCGTACGTCAGCCTGCTGCTTTCTGCGGTGTGGTCGGCCTGAAACCAACCTACGGGCGCATCAGCCGCTGGGGCTTAATTGCTTATGCATCATCGTTCGACTGCATTGGCCCGATTGCAAATACAGTAGAAGACGCTGCACTCTTACTCGAAATCATGGCAGGTCCCGACGATTTCGACAGCACGGTCTCAAGTCAGCCCGTTCAGGCTTATTCGCAGACTCAGCTCCCAGATCGCCCTTTACGCATTGCTTATCTGCGCGATGGCGTCGAAAGTACGGGCATCGACGCCAGTATCCGGGACGCCACCCAGCGTAAACTGAACGCCCTTCGGGAAGCAGGTCATACGGTCGAACCCGTCGATCTGTCGCTGCTGAAATATTTACTCCCAACGTACTATATTCTTACTACTGCCGAAGCGTCCTCAAATTTGTCCCGCTTCGACGGAGTTCGCTATGGTTATCGAAGCAAGGCCGACAATTCGGCATCGGATACATCAACAATGGATCTTTTGTCGTTGTACAAAAAAAGTCGCACAGAAGGCTTTGGCGCAGAGGTTCGTCGTCGGATATTACTTGGCACATTTGCGTTGAGTGCCAGTTATTACGATGCTTATTATACAAAGGCACAACAGGTTCGACGGTTGATCCGACAGGAAACCGAGCGGGTCTTTGAGCAATATGATTTTTTGTTGTCGCCCACCACACCAACAGCAGCGTTCAGATTGGGCGAAAAAACCGGAGATCCGCTACAGATGTACCTTGCCGATATTTTTACGGTTCAGGCAAACGTCGTGGGTTACCCGGCCATTTCTATTCCGAATGGTACAGATGCCGGTCTGCCAATTGGTATACAATTGATGGCTCCGCCTTTTGCAGAAGGCGCCCTGGTAGCATTGGCCAGAGAAATGTGTAACTGA
- a CDS encoding YtxH domain-containing protein encodes MSRIGRDLTFLLTGISAGAIIGLLYAPDKGKVTRDRLTFRLSKYREQIESMINDLVNSAELPENLSKNEGQRVVNDAREKAERLLEDVDRLMAQIKQQNA; translated from the coding sequence ATGAGCAGAATTGGCCGTGATTTAACCTTTTTGCTAACCGGAATTTCAGCGGGTGCCATCATCGGATTGTTATACGCTCCCGACAAGGGCAAAGTTACCCGTGATCGGTTAACGTTCCGGTTGTCGAAATATCGGGAGCAGATCGAGAGTATGATCAACGACTTAGTTAATTCGGCAGAATTACCCGAAAACCTGTCGAAAAACGAGGGCCAGCGCGTCGTGAACGATGCACGCGAAAAAGCCGAACGGCTTCTGGAAGATGTTGACCGCCTGATGGCCCAGATCAAGCAGCAAAATGCCTAA
- a CDS encoding YbbR-like domain-containing protein — translation MTIPPNNRSFQPTKALLCLGAATLFWFLSALNKTGYTLNVEYPIRFVYNDSLFVPTKPLPRTVRVNVSGDGWGLLRHSWLQFRVDPIDYTVSNPLQASVINTSSLTATLAEHIKKLHVNYVIADTVEMGFDRRMTKTIRLIPDSLHIDLAPRYIVSSVINMTPRTIQVEGPERLVRGIADTLPVTIPGKRIADNYDNEVPLNHFRHPLLRVSADRVTVSFEVGELLSPPLK, via the coding sequence GTGACCATACCCCCAAACAACCGATCGTTTCAGCCAACGAAGGCCCTGTTGTGTCTGGGAGCTGCTACGCTGTTCTGGTTTCTGAGTGCGCTCAATAAAACCGGCTATACGCTAAACGTCGAATACCCGATCCGGTTTGTCTATAACGACTCACTTTTTGTTCCCACCAAGCCGCTACCGCGCACTGTGCGTGTCAACGTTTCGGGCGATGGCTGGGGGCTACTTCGCCATTCCTGGTTACAGTTTCGGGTTGACCCGATTGACTATACGGTATCAAATCCACTGCAGGCATCGGTAATCAATACGTCTTCGTTAACCGCTACGCTTGCCGAGCACATTAAGAAACTACACGTTAATTACGTCATAGCTGATACAGTTGAAATGGGTTTTGATCGCCGTATGACAAAAACGATTCGGTTGATTCCCGATAGTTTGCACATCGATCTGGCTCCCCGTTACATTGTGTCGAGCGTGATCAACATGACCCCACGAACCATTCAGGTCGAGGGGCCGGAACGGCTCGTTCGCGGCATTGCGGATACACTACCTGTAACGATTCCCGGTAAACGGATTGCCGACAATTATGATAACGAAGTGCCCCTGAATCATTTTCGGCACCCATTACTGCGCGTCAGTGCCGACCGGGTAACGGTTAGTTTTGAAGTCGGTGAGTTATTATCACCACCCTTGAAATAA
- a CDS encoding DUF4190 domain-containing protein has product MFSFCQRSVSPGAFIAICILTLLSSCGPTHPAYFQSQRNAIQRTSLTTFPVTTSTDTVPILQELSSFSSETMVATLPTATTSPTGSLTKVADSERTQAVANVSRHRNPDSYHNQRFSRWFHSLPIAHVAPRAHTIDRNSTSRKTYKLALVALGLAVLSFSSLFVSGGTLMWVLGVTLPLTATLLGVASLTTIRRNRDRYRGKGWAMAAIMLGTGVLGLALVALAALSVSETVNR; this is encoded by the coding sequence ATGTTCTCTTTTTGCCAGCGATCAGTCAGCCCTGGGGCTTTCATCGCGATCTGCATCTTGACACTGCTATCGAGTTGTGGCCCAACTCATCCTGCCTATTTTCAGTCGCAGCGCAATGCGATTCAACGAACAAGCCTGACTACGTTTCCTGTCACGACATCAACTGATACAGTACCGATTCTCCAGGAACTTAGCAGTTTTTCGAGCGAAACGATGGTAGCCACATTGCCAACTGCAACCACATCGCCAACTGGTTCGCTGACGAAGGTGGCCGATTCGGAACGTACACAGGCTGTGGCCAATGTATCCCGGCATCGCAATCCCGATAGTTATCATAATCAGCGTTTTAGCCGGTGGTTCCATTCGCTTCCCATAGCCCATGTAGCCCCACGTGCACATACGATAGATCGAAACAGTACGAGTCGGAAAACCTATAAGCTGGCTCTCGTGGCATTAGGATTGGCTGTTTTATCTTTTAGTTCGCTATTTGTATCAGGTGGAACGCTGATGTGGGTGCTGGGCGTAACGCTTCCATTGACCGCTACGCTTTTGGGAGTTGCCAGTTTGACAACGATCAGGCGTAATCGGGATCGTTATCGGGGAAAGGGTTGGGCTATGGCGGCCATTATGCTCGGAACGGGTGTGTTAGGATTAGCGCTTGTAGCCCTGGCTGCGCTGTCGGTATCAGAGACGGTAAATCGTTAG
- a CDS encoding YkvA family protein: protein MANKSLLSRILSSIFFKRANIGAVRYARNTRSLYTLIREALDKSGGLSGANITAFREQLSIVTRLLKAYASGDYRQLPWKTLIRMIAVLIYFVSPIDILPDFLPIVGLTDDIALMLWLFSGIKDDIEKFRQWETSAPTSGDEVSRRTETIKIG, encoded by the coding sequence ATGGCAAATAAGAGTCTCTTATCACGCATTTTAAGCTCTATCTTCTTTAAGAGGGCTAATATTGGCGCTGTCCGCTATGCCCGCAACACGCGCAGTTTATACACGCTGATTCGTGAAGCGCTGGACAAGAGTGGTGGTCTTTCTGGTGCTAATATTACGGCTTTCCGTGAACAATTGAGTATTGTTACCCGCCTGTTGAAAGCCTATGCATCTGGCGATTATCGCCAATTGCCCTGGAAAACACTGATCCGGATGATTGCGGTCCTGATCTACTTCGTTTCACCGATTGATATACTGCCCGACTTTCTGCCAATTGTGGGACTGACAGATGATATTGCGTTGATGTTGTGGCTATTTAGCGGCATTAAAGACGATATTGAGAAATTCAGGCAATGGGAAACTTCAGCCCCAACATCTGGCGACGAAGTTTCTCGCCGAACCGAAACTATTAAAATTGGCTAG
- a CDS encoding DUF1573 domain-containing protein, whose product MYLQKWLLLLAVASVSCGQISCDNRKQGESAKVTATGKMPKITFAEKGIYDFGALTEGDTVEHVFKFTNTGEFPLIINNITASCGCTTPEWPHEPVAPGATSSIRVRFNSRGKSGEQNKTVTVIANTDPAMTDLQFRALVNPKADSTKKS is encoded by the coding sequence ATGTACTTACAAAAATGGCTCCTTCTCCTGGCTGTAGCTTCAGTGAGTTGCGGGCAAATCAGTTGCGATAACCGAAAACAGGGCGAATCAGCCAAGGTTACCGCAACGGGCAAAATGCCCAAAATTACGTTTGCGGAAAAGGGAATTTATGACTTTGGTGCCCTAACCGAAGGAGACACGGTTGAGCATGTGTTTAAATTCACCAACACTGGTGAATTTCCGTTGATTATCAATAATATTACAGCCTCTTGTGGCTGCACAACGCCCGAATGGCCCCACGAACCCGTTGCTCCTGGTGCAACCTCATCGATTCGGGTACGGTTTAATAGCCGGGGTAAAAGCGGAGAACAAAACAAAACCGTTACAGTCATTGCCAATACCGACCCGGCCATGACTGATTTGCAATTCAGAGCGTTGGTTAACCCCAAAGCCGATTCAACCAAAAAATCCTAA
- the nusB gene encoding transcription antitermination factor NusB, which produces MQALYALRQAEFSNQQLALDGIADLFQPDLNSMQTQDKRQLEGYRQLAGLLFDEAIKNNQPAQDDDAPQKVLKAANDGLVFYQSRTKKDRQHFAQMMLKQVNGIYEDYLRVLLLLVELGHAARTDRERQYRNVDETPFPFESDLNDNTVVQALAAHKALQNEALRHAVSWSEELGFVRKALREVLKTDETYRAYCEQKTHTADEDQALAQYVLRTLIFKHEGIRDQLAEIDLSWAENSEVVRGLAIRTLKSAQSPAGLQLEPLTDDWEEDELFLNTLFQKSLENDADYEQLLADQLQNWDVERVAMLDKIILKLAVCELLNFPNIPVKVTINEYIELAKAYSTPKSGKFVNGILDNLSEKLQASGRLRKSGRGLLDNK; this is translated from the coding sequence ATGCAGGCGCTTTACGCCCTTCGGCAGGCCGAATTCTCAAATCAACAATTAGCCCTCGACGGCATCGCAGACCTCTTTCAGCCCGACCTGAACTCGATGCAGACGCAGGACAAACGGCAGTTGGAAGGCTACCGACAACTTGCTGGCCTTCTCTTTGATGAAGCCATCAAAAATAATCAGCCTGCTCAGGATGACGATGCTCCTCAAAAAGTACTGAAAGCAGCCAACGACGGTTTAGTGTTCTACCAAAGTCGCACAAAAAAAGACCGTCAGCATTTCGCTCAGATGATGCTCAAGCAGGTAAATGGCATCTATGAAGATTATTTGCGGGTGCTGTTACTGCTTGTTGAACTCGGTCATGCGGCCCGCACCGACCGCGAGCGCCAGTATCGTAATGTCGATGAAACACCCTTTCCATTCGAGTCCGATCTAAACGACAATACGGTTGTTCAGGCGCTGGCGGCACATAAAGCCCTCCAGAACGAAGCGCTCAGGCATGCAGTTTCCTGGTCAGAAGAACTGGGGTTCGTCCGTAAAGCACTGCGGGAAGTTCTAAAAACCGATGAAACCTATCGCGCATATTGTGAACAGAAAACACATACGGCCGATGAAGATCAGGCATTGGCACAATACGTGCTACGAACACTTATATTCAAGCACGAAGGAATTCGCGACCAACTGGCCGAAATTGACCTGAGCTGGGCCGAGAATAGTGAAGTTGTTCGCGGTTTAGCCATCAGAACGCTCAAATCAGCGCAAAGTCCGGCGGGTTTACAACTCGAACCACTGACCGATGATTGGGAAGAAGATGAACTCTTTTTGAACACCCTGTTTCAAAAATCGCTGGAAAATGATGCCGATTATGAGCAATTATTGGCAGATCAGCTACAAAATTGGGATGTCGAGCGTGTTGCCATGCTGGATAAAATTATATTGAAACTGGCTGTTTGCGAATTACTTAACTTTCCAAACATTCCGGTCAAAGTTACGATTAATGAATATATCGAACTGGCAAAAGCATACAGTACGCCTAAAAGCGGTAAATTTGTCAACGGAATTCTGGACAACCTTTCCGAAAAGCTGCAAGCTTCAGGGCGTCTTCGTAAGAGTGGACGTGGGTTGCTGGACAATAAATAA
- a CDS encoding lytic transglycosylase domain-containing protein, which yields MNHLNRSLLRMGLLSAVLGVMTIARAETTIQSGQGVSGQQSSDSTIVKKDTVAVVPTVPDSLLRERLTKLQKTIPLNYHKSVQAYVDYFTFRKASATKLMLERMPLFFPLYERMLADYGLPDELKFLSIVESALNPRAISRAGAGGLWQIMPGTGRDLRLSQDDYVDERMDPVKATEAACKYLRDLYNIFGDWELAMAAYNCGPGAVKRAMRRSGGDSFYTIFDALPKETRGYVPQFVAFTYLMHYANDHGIFAENYEYPIPHDTIQVTGYFNLETFARQSMMPLADLQKMNPAITTSILPETTKRYPLRVPRQQYDYFASRRQAIMDSASQIPAAMAHVLLASAEDVRYGTDSMGIWSTVGSNPLARITLDETPAIDTTPSGKTGVKTAKLAVQLATAETADEPEEDMETVVLRKPKKHTYVVKRGDNLGDIADRFNIELYDLKRWNHLRSTRIQRGQKLVILKEVAETRSERLADQGTAKGRKKAEAIAKTKRYKPKYHRVQEGDTLWNIAQRYDGLTIDQLKKLNHMRSSSLRPGQKLIVG from the coding sequence ATGAACCACTTGAACCGTAGCCTGTTACGAATGGGGCTGTTGAGTGCGGTGCTGGGCGTGATGACAATTGCCCGTGCCGAGACTACGATTCAATCCGGGCAAGGCGTGTCTGGTCAACAATCATCCGATAGTACAATTGTCAAAAAAGACACTGTCGCTGTTGTTCCAACGGTGCCCGACAGTTTACTCCGTGAACGCCTGACTAAACTTCAAAAAACAATTCCCCTGAATTACCATAAGTCGGTTCAGGCTTATGTAGACTACTTTACCTTCCGGAAAGCGAGCGCTACCAAATTAATGCTCGAACGGATGCCGCTTTTCTTCCCGCTCTATGAGCGAATGCTCGCTGATTACGGGCTTCCTGATGAATTGAAATTTCTGTCTATCGTTGAGTCTGCGCTGAATCCAAGGGCTATTTCACGAGCTGGTGCCGGTGGCCTTTGGCAGATTATGCCTGGAACTGGCCGCGATCTCAGGCTCTCCCAGGACGATTATGTAGATGAGCGGATGGACCCCGTTAAGGCAACCGAAGCGGCCTGTAAATACCTGCGGGATCTCTATAATATTTTCGGCGATTGGGAACTGGCGATGGCCGCCTATAACTGCGGGCCAGGTGCTGTTAAACGGGCGATGCGCCGGTCGGGTGGTGATTCTTTTTACACCATTTTCGATGCCTTACCCAAGGAGACACGCGGATACGTTCCGCAATTTGTGGCGTTTACCTACCTGATGCATTACGCCAATGATCACGGTATTTTTGCCGAGAACTACGAATACCCTATCCCGCACGATACGATTCAGGTGACGGGTTATTTCAATCTCGAAACGTTTGCAAGGCAGAGCATGATGCCGTTAGCCGATTTACAAAAAATGAATCCGGCCATCACAACGAGTATTTTGCCCGAAACTACCAAACGATACCCGCTTCGGGTTCCCCGCCAGCAGTACGACTATTTTGCGTCTCGTCGGCAGGCCATTATGGATTCGGCAAGTCAGATACCCGCGGCTATGGCTCACGTTTTATTAGCCAGTGCAGAAGACGTTCGGTATGGAACCGACTCAATGGGTATCTGGTCAACTGTGGGAAGCAATCCCCTGGCCCGGATTACACTGGACGAAACACCTGCCATCGATACGACGCCATCAGGGAAAACGGGAGTAAAAACGGCGAAACTAGCCGTCCAGCTGGCAACAGCCGAAACGGCCGATGAGCCGGAAGAGGACATGGAAACCGTTGTGTTACGGAAGCCTAAAAAGCACACATACGTCGTAAAACGGGGGGATAATCTTGGCGACATTGCCGACCGGTTTAATATCGAACTTTATGATCTTAAACGCTGGAACCACTTACGGTCGACCCGAATCCAGCGAGGCCAAAAACTGGTTATTCTAAAAGAAGTAGCCGAAACACGTTCCGAGAGATTAGCTGATCAGGGAACGGCGAAAGGCCGCAAAAAGGCCGAAGCGATTGCCAAAACGAAGCGTTATAAGCCTAAATACCATCGCGTTCAGGAAGGAGATACACTCTGGAATATTGCCCAGCGCTACGATGGGTTGACGATCGATCAGCTTAAAAAGCTCAATCACATGCGAAGCAGCTCGTTGCGGCCAGGGCAGAAGTTAATTGTTGGCTAA
- the yajC gene encoding preprotein translocase subunit YajC yields MFSILLQAAAGSNTSMIYNVLLWVGIIGVFYFFMIRPQQKKQKDQKNFVDNLKKGDSVVTIGGLHGRIASVDGTTVTLEVDRGVKMTFEKSSISREATAKPADLEK; encoded by the coding sequence ATGTTTTCGATTTTACTACAGGCTGCGGCCGGTTCCAATACATCCATGATCTACAACGTGTTGTTGTGGGTAGGTATCATTGGCGTATTTTATTTCTTCATGATTCGTCCCCAGCAGAAGAAACAAAAGGATCAGAAAAACTTTGTTGACAATCTGAAGAAAGGTGATAGCGTCGTAACAATTGGTGGATTGCACGGACGCATTGCATCGGTCGACGGCACAACGGTCACTCTCGAAGTTGACCGGGGCGTGAAGATGACTTTTGAAAAATCGTCTATCTCGCGTGAAGCAACAGCGAAACCAGCTGATTTAGAAAAATAA
- a CDS encoding ABC transporter ATP-binding protein — protein MKALSYLNKYLLKYKWYLIWGTVFTIISNLFGIFPAQLVRYALDLVRETLDIYYLYDKSPLQSSLYDVFAFSLLLFGVLTLVMALLKGFFLFLVRQTLIVMSRHVEYDLKNEIYDHYQTLPISFYRQHSTGDLMARISEDVSKVRMYVGPSIMYGLNLIVLFILVITYMVSINARLSLYVLLPLPILSVAIYLVNNIIIRRSEEIQRSLSRLSTYVQEAFSGIRVLKAFVQENNSAARFELESDEYRNKSLSLTRVDSLFFPIVAILVGLSNVLVVYVGGQEILAGRLTPGNITEFILYVNMLTWPVMALGWTTSQTQRAAASQERINEFLKIKTDIVSQKNIRRPINGEIEFKNVRFVYPDSGIVAIKNFSMHVRAGETVAILGTTGSGKTTLANLLTRMYDVSAGEIRIDDMPLKDYNLTSVREQMGYVPQDVFLFSETISNNVRFGKPDLSQERVDQAIRDADLYQNVIDFPEQFETRVGERGVTLSGGQKQRLSIARAIVRDPKILILDDCLSAVDTNTENIILNNLKRIMADRTSVIISHRVSSAKLADTIIMLDDGEIVEQGTHEDLLAKNGAYRELYEKQLQTEEV, from the coding sequence GTGAAAGCACTTTCCTATCTGAATAAATATCTCCTCAAGTATAAATGGTATTTGATTTGGGGAACAGTATTCACCATAATATCGAACCTTTTTGGCATTTTTCCTGCCCAGTTAGTTCGCTACGCACTGGATCTGGTGCGCGAAACTCTCGATATTTATTATCTCTACGATAAGTCGCCATTACAATCATCGCTGTATGATGTATTCGCCTTTAGCTTATTGCTGTTCGGCGTTCTTACACTTGTGATGGCATTGCTCAAGGGGTTTTTCCTGTTCCTGGTTCGGCAAACGCTCATTGTCATGTCGCGGCATGTCGAGTATGATCTAAAGAACGAGATCTACGATCATTACCAGACGCTGCCAATTAGTTTCTATCGGCAGCACAGTACCGGCGATTTAATGGCCCGTATTTCGGAAGATGTCAGCAAAGTGCGGATGTATGTTGGGCCAAGCATTATGTATGGACTGAACCTGATTGTTCTGTTTATTCTGGTCATTACCTACATGGTTAGTATCAACGCCCGCTTATCGCTTTATGTGTTGCTACCGCTACCAATTTTGTCGGTTGCCATTTACCTGGTCAATAACATTATCATCCGGCGGTCGGAAGAAATTCAGCGGAGCTTATCGAGACTTTCGACCTATGTGCAGGAAGCTTTTTCCGGAATTCGTGTTCTAAAGGCGTTTGTTCAGGAAAATAATTCGGCAGCCCGGTTCGAACTGGAGAGCGACGAATACCGGAATAAGTCACTTAGCCTGACCCGGGTTGATTCACTATTCTTTCCCATTGTGGCAATTCTGGTTGGCTTGAGTAATGTGCTGGTTGTGTATGTTGGCGGACAGGAGATTCTGGCCGGCCGGCTGACACCGGGTAATATTACCGAATTCATTCTGTACGTAAATATGCTGACCTGGCCGGTCATGGCCCTCGGCTGGACCACAAGTCAGACGCAACGGGCGGCCGCATCGCAGGAACGTATCAATGAGTTCCTGAAAATCAAAACCGATATTGTTTCGCAAAAAAATATCCGCCGGCCAATCAATGGCGAGATTGAGTTCAAAAATGTTCGTTTTGTCTATCCGGATTCGGGTATTGTAGCCATTAAAAACTTCTCGATGCATGTTCGGGCGGGCGAAACGGTGGCTATTCTGGGTACAACGGGTTCGGGGAAAACAACACTCGCCAACCTGCTGACGCGGATGTATGATGTGTCGGCTGGAGAGATCCGGATTGACGATATGCCCCTTAAGGATTATAACTTAACATCAGTACGGGAGCAGATGGGTTACGTTCCACAGGATGTATTCCTGTTCTCCGAAACGATCAGTAATAACGTCCGTTTTGGTAAACCCGATCTATCACAAGAGCGTGTTGATCAGGCTATTCGGGATGCAGACCTGTACCAGAACGTGATCGATTTTCCGGAGCAGTTCGAGACGCGTGTTGGCGAACGGGGTGTTACGCTATCGGGAGGTCAGAAGCAACGGCTAAGCATTGCCCGAGCCATTGTTCGCGATCCCAAAATCCTGATTCTGGACGACTGTCTGTCAGCCGTGGATACGAACACCGAAAATATTATTCTCAACAATTTGAAACGAATCATGGCCGACCGCACGTCGGTTATTATTTCGCACCGGGTTTCTTCGGCAAAGCTGGCCGATACGATCATCATGCTCGACGATGGTGAGATCGTTGAACAAGGTACTCATGAAGATTTGCTGGCTAAAAATGGTGCCTATCGGGAACTGTATGAGAAGCAGTTACAGACCGAGGAAGTATAA
- the coaE gene encoding dephospho-CoA kinase (Dephospho-CoA kinase (CoaE) performs the final step in coenzyme A biosynthesis.) encodes MSTTLQIGVTGGIGAGKSIVCQIFQAFGIPVYEADERAKWLTEHDPILKADIMRVLGSNAYDPLGHYNRTWVASQVFADPALLAQLNGVIHPRVMSDTDAWVQEHANKPYVIKEAAIMKAAGDHNSLDKVIVVHAPLALRIKRIRQRDPYRSEQEIINIINRQISDDERVRLADYVINNDENQLLIPQVVALHHEFLRQRVI; translated from the coding sequence ATGAGCACGACCCTTCAGATTGGTGTAACAGGTGGGATTGGAGCGGGTAAAAGTATTGTCTGCCAAATCTTTCAAGCGTTTGGTATCCCGGTTTATGAAGCAGATGAACGGGCCAAATGGCTTACTGAGCATGACCCTATTCTCAAGGCTGACATAATGCGTGTGCTGGGTTCTAATGCCTACGATCCACTGGGTCATTATAATCGGACGTGGGTAGCTTCACAGGTCTTTGCCGACCCAGCCCTACTAGCTCAACTTAACGGTGTGATCCATCCCCGCGTCATGAGTGATACAGACGCCTGGGTTCAGGAACACGCCAATAAGCCCTATGTTATCAAAGAGGCCGCTATTATGAAGGCCGCTGGTGATCATAATTCTCTCGATAAAGTCATCGTTGTGCATGCTCCCCTGGCGCTCCGAATCAAACGTATCCGGCAACGTGATCCATACCGTTCTGAGCAGGAAATCATCAACATCATCAACCGCCAGATTAGCGACGACGAGCGGGTAAGGCTGGCTGATTATGTCATTAACAATGACGAAAATCAATTACTTATTCCTCAGGTCGTTGCGTTGCATCATGAATTTTTACGGCAGCGAGTTATTTAA
- a CDS encoding Sec-independent protein translocase subunit TatA/TatB, with protein MILASVLAFMGLGGQEMVFIFLALLLLFGAKKIPELARGLGKGIKEFKDATKDVRDNIEEGLKESEK; from the coding sequence ATGATTTTGGCAAGTGTTTTGGCATTTATGGGTTTGGGCGGTCAGGAAATGGTGTTCATTTTCTTAGCACTGCTCCTGTTGTTCGGCGCTAAGAAAATTCCCGAACTCGCACGCGGCCTTGGAAAAGGTATCAAGGAGTTCAAAGACGCCACGAAAGACGTTCGCGATAATATCGAAGAAGGTCTGAAAGAGTCGGAGAAGTAA